GCGACGGATGTCGAAGCGGGCGGCGAGTGACGAACCGCCGGAGCCGCCACAGCGCTGCGTGCTCCGCAGGAACCCGGCCAGGAAGTACGGGTCGAGCTGCTCCGGGTCGACCCGGAGCAGGTATAGCCGGGGACCCAGAAGTGGTCCGTCCTCGCGGACGACGTGGACAGCCGGCGTACGCGGCGCCAACGGCACCAGCACGTCGCCAGCTTGCAGGATGACCGCTCCGGGGAAGTTCCTGGCCGTCCCGGACGGCGGACGTCCCAGGCGTACGTCCCGGGCGGTCATCACCGACGCGGGGCCGTCCTCGGCGCTGGACATCGACATCGGAGCCTGCCGGATCGTCACGGCACCCGCCCTGGTCAGCTCGCCGATGGTCGTCATCGCGCGCCCCCCGACAGGTGGGGAGACGGTCAGCTTCGGCAGGGTCGGCACCAGCTGCGCGGCAGCAACGCGCAGGGACTCCAGCACGGGCGGAAAAGCCGGCTCCGATGCGTCGGCCGCAGCCACGTGCATGGCCGGGGTAAGGTCGACATCGCCGTCCAGCAGGTCGACGATCGGCACCGCCCGGCTCCCGGTTGGCAGTTCGGATCCCGAGAAGTACGCCCGCCAGGCCAGCTCAGCGAGCCCGGGCTCGGCCCGCGCATCGACGACCAGAACGTCACGCGGTCGGGTGACGTCGACGCCGCGCCTCAGCAACCACAGGTCTGACGTGACCGCGCCGGCCGGCCCCGTCGGCGGCAGGCTGATCACCCCGCACAACGCACCGGCGCGAAGGAGGCTGGCTCGAATCCGCCGACCGGAGCGTCGTGAAGCCGCCGCGGCTGGCATGAGGATCGCCACCCGCCCGCCCGGCCGGACATGCGCAAGGCAATGCTGCACCCAGGCCAGCTCGGGTTCCCCACGCGGCGGGAGGCCGTGCTCCCAGCGTGGATCGCCCGCCAGGTCGTCGTGCCCCCAGGACCGATCCCCGAACGGCGGATTGCAGACAACCGCGTCGAACAGCTCACCAGAGTAGGCGTCGCAGCCCAGGGAATCCGCAACTGCCACGCGGGCGTCACTGCCGTGCAGCAGAAGCCGGGCCAGTGCGATACAGGCCGCCGTCCGGTCGACCTCCTGGCCGCAAACCTGGCCTGTGCGGGCGGTGTCGGCAGCGAGCAGCAGGGTACCGATTCCGCACGCCGGATCGAGTAGACGGTCCCCCGACGAGGCGGTGAGCGCGACCATGAGGGCGGCGACGGGCGCCGGCGTGACGCTGTGCCGGCGGGAGTGAACCTCCCGGTACCGCTCGCAGAGGAAGTCGAAGACAGCCCGGTGCCCGTCCACCCTGGCCGCTGCGGCGGTCAGCCGCACGATGGCCGCAGCGCCGTGATCGGCCTGGGCGACGAGCAGGTCAGCCAACTCCGGTTCGGCCGCACGCATCTGCTCGGACAGGCAACGCACCAGCGCAAAGTCCGGTTGCCCGGCGAGCGACTTCCACCGGCCCGGATTCCGAGCCAGGAAGACCAGAAACGCGCCGAGGTGACCGATCCGGCCACCCAGTTCCAGGTCGGTGGACGCGCCGCGCAGCAGCTGCCAGACCCGATCGGAGGGGGTGACCTCGAACGGCTTGTCGTGCCGGGTCAGCCACTTCTCGATGTCGTCGAGCGCGAAGAGCGGGCTCGCGGAGCTGCCGCCGACGGGCGTCGGAAAGTCGGGGAACCGCCGCCGCCAGTTGCTGACCGCCGCCCGGCCGACATCAGTGAGGCGCGCAATGTCGCCCACCGCGACGGTGGCGGCGTTCCGCGCTGCGGGTAGATCCATCTCCGCTCCTCAGCTCGCCGACCGCAGCCGGGTCAGCACGCCCCGAGTCTGCAGCTCGGCGATGTGCTCGGCGGCCCGCTGCGGTGCGGTCCCACCGTGCACGAGCAGGCCCGCCTCGATGTTGCGGTTGACCCCGGACTGGGTGAGGTTGGCGCTGGACACCAGCAGTACTTTGCGATCGGCGACGGCAATCTTCGCGTGCATCTTGGCGCTGTCCTCGGCCCGGCGCTCGACCGGCCAGTGCCACACCTGCACGCCGGGCAGGCTAGCGAAGGCGGCGGCGGGTTCCGCACCGTTCAATGCGCCGCGGGCCCCGGCCAGGGTCTCGACCACGACGGTCACGGCCACACCCCGCCCGACCGCCGTGGTCAGGGCGGCCAGCAGCGGCGGGTAAGGCTTGGCGGAGTACGTCATGAGCAGCAGTTCGGCGTGGGCCTCCGCGACCAGATCGACCAGCACCTGCGCGGTGGCACGGACCGGCACCGGATGGGTGCTCGGTCCACTCCACACCGACTCGATTCGCACCGCGGCGGACCGCTGCGCGTGCCCGGCGGCCAGGCCACGCAAATAGGCGGCCGCCTCGACACCTGGCAACCCCGAAGCGCGCTGCGCGGCCAGCACCGCCCCGGCCGCCTCGGCGAAACCGGGGACCGGGACGGCGTGGCGAACGGACTGCTCGGGCGAGCCGTCACCGAGGCGGTCGGCCAGCACCCGCAGGTGTCCCGGCCCGAGCCGGTTCACCGCGGCCTCGGCCGCCGCCTCGAACGCCGGACGCCAGCTCATGGCAGCTCAGGGAAGAGCGCCAGCTCCGGCTTGCCGATCGGTACGACGAACCGCCGGTCCAGGAACCGGTTGCCGCGTTCGCAGGTCGTTTCCGACACGAACAGGCAGACGTGGCAGGCGGCTCCGTGCAGGAAGTCCGCCGGGTCCTGGGGCAGCCGTTCCGCGCAGAGCGGGTCCGACGAGCAGTGCAGGGCGTCGGACAGCGCCCGCCGGGTGAGCCGTACCAGCGAGTCGTGCTCGGCCAGCGACACCAGCCCACCAAGAGTGCCCTCGGCGTCCGGTACGGCGGTGTAGATGAGGATGCCGGCGCGCTGCGGGTCAGCCTCGGTCCCGGAGTAGATCCGTTCGGAGAGACTCGCCGAGCTGTATCCGCATTCGAGGGAGATGGTGCGGATCAGCAGGTGGGACAGGGTGTGCAAGGCGATGTAGCGCTCCCCCGGCCAGAGGTGCATCGGGTCGAACGGTCCGGCGATCCGGCCGGAGTAGCGGTTCTTGCGGAACCGGGCGTACGCGTCCCGGTGTTCCTGCATGACCTCGGTGTACTCGATCCGCTGCTCCCAGGCGGCGAGCAGGTCCTCCGGCAGGCGCAGGAAGATGCCCTCGCCGCGTACCTCGCTGGCCGGCACCCAGGTCGCCGCCCCCTTGGACAGCGACGCGCGGGTGACGAGGTCGGGGTCTTCCGGGTCGGGCGAGTCAAGTCGAGTGAAGCCGACCAGTGCGCGGACCTCCCGCAGCCGTTCGGCCTGGATCACGTCGGCGTAGACGTTCTTCAGCTCACCAGGCACCCCGTCGGAGTCACGGCGGAGGGTGAAGTCGTCCGTGGCCGGCGGTAGGTGGCCGGCGGAGAAGATTTCCCACTCCGGCGTACGCAGGTCGGGGTAGCCCTTCTCCTCCTCGTCGCCCTTGGCACCGGTGCGGTGCCGCTCGATCGCCGCCCAGATCTCCTGGTCGCTCCACCGTTCCAACTCGCGGAATGCCGGCACGACCGTCCGCAGGTACGGCAGCATGTCCACGTTAGGAACGCCCTCCAGTGCGGCCCAGTGCTGTTCCACCTTGACCTGGAGTTCGCTGGCCCCGGTGCGCGGCACGGCCAGAGCGGAGAGGGTCTGCGCGAACCACTGATTGGACGCGCCGACGACCAGGAGCTTCAGCTCGGCACCGCCGCAGCCCTTCGGGTCAAAGTCGCCGAGGTGCGGCCGACGGCCACGGCAGCGGGGAAGCTTCTCCGCGCCGCGCGGACCGAGGACCTCCTTCATGTTGCGGCGGGCACCGCAGGGGGCGCACTTGATCTCGACGTTGGCGCCCAGGTTGCCGCCGCGGTCGTCCATCTTCAGCTTGGGATGGCTGGCGTTGGGGCAGCCACCGCCCTGGTGGACGAAGTGTGCGTACGGGAAGTCGTCGAGGTGGCCTTCGGTGCAGGCGAGCACGAACCGGGCACCCACCGCCATCGGTTTACGCCCGGACTTTTTGCGGCTGCACACGGTGTGGAAGAAGCGGGCCTCGTGCGGTTTACGTGGCTTGGAGTTCTCGAAGCCGAAGACATTCGAGTCGATCGGCGCCAGATCGTCGCAGGCGGTGCAGCGCAGCCAGCCGGGGAATGGCGTGATCGGCACACCGACGCGGCCGGCCGGGCCGGTCGGATCTCGGTCGGTGCCATCCAGCCACGGTGCCGGACGCAGTTCCTTGACCGAACGCAACCCCAGGGCCCGCACGGCGGCGAGCAGTCGAGGTTCCACGATCTCCTCCCAGTCGGGCACGACCGAGTAGTTCCAGTCGTCGAGGCCTCGGACCAGAACGGAGAAATTGGGCAGGTCGACGATCGAGCCGACCCCGGTGGTGAACATCAGGTGGCTGGGGCGGACGGCGCCGACCCGCCGGAAGTAGTTGGCGGCCATCAGTTGCCCTTGCCCTTCCCGGTCAGCGTCGATTCGCCCAGCTCATCCCCGTCGGGCAGATCTTCGGCCCGTTTGCTGTCGGTCTGCGGACCGAAGGACCACTCCGGCGTCCCGTACTGCGGGTTGAAGATTTCCCCGCCGGCGGGCAGCACCAGGTTGATCTCGTTCTCGGTCTCCCGCATGGACTGCCCGACCGTCAGGCCGGTCCACCGCCCGCCACCGGCCACGGTCAGCAGACCATCCAGCTTCTGCTGCTTGAACGTCCCCTCCGAGTAGCCGAGTCGGGACGAGCCGGTCTTCTTCTTGTTCCAATCGTCGCGGAGCCGGTTGATCCGCTCCTGTAGGTACTCGCGCCCGCGCGTCCCACTGATCGCCTCGGCGCGGGCCAGCAGCCGGTCGATGACCCGCTGCACCTCCGGGCCGTCGAGCGGCACGTCGTGGGCATCGGTGTTGCGGGAGAAGCTGTCCTCGCCGTTGCGCACGGCCGCGACGAGGGTCGCGGTGGTGCCCCGATCCAGCGCCCGTCGGGTGTACGGGGTGACCGAGAGCGCCTCCACCTGACGGTAGAAGGTGGCGTGGTAATACTCGAAGTCCTCGTAGTGAGCCAGGTCCCGCGGCCTGGTCCAGTTGTAGAGGGTGACCACCAGACCGGGCCGCTTCGCGTCGCGGCCGACCCGGGAGGAGGCCTGGATGTACTCGGCGGTGTTCTTCGGCTGCCCGGTGACGACCATCAGGCCGAAGCGGGACACGTCGACGCCGACCTGGAGCATCGAGGTGGCGAGCACCGCGTCGACCGGTACCCGGTTCTCGTCCTGCCGTTGGTAGAAGCTCTGGGTGACCGGGTGCAGCGACAGCTTCGGGTTCGACGCGGTCTTGGCCTTGAACGCGTCCCGCATGTCCTCCAGCACGGCCCGCCGTCGGGCAGTGGTGTCGAGCTCCGGGTCGAAGCCGTTCTCCAGCCGCTTGAGCACCTCGCTGATGTCGGCGGAGGAGACCCGGGAGGTGAGTTCCTGCACGTTGAGCATCTGCGTGCCGGCGATCCGGTCGGAGAGGCCCTTGCGCCGGCCGTGGCTGCGGACGCGGGTGGTGACCTGGTCGTCGAGGAGACGGCGCATGCCGGCCAGTTCGCGGGTGGCGCTGAAGTAGCCGACGCTGGTCATGTACGGGTCGGCCGGCTGCCCGTACGTGTCGAAGAGGGTCTGCCCGGCGATGAGCAGGATCTCCGAGACGCGGATTTCCGCCGACTTCATCCGGACCCCGTGCGCGCAGATGCCCAGGTAGCGGCGACCGGGGTTCTGCACGGTGACCGGCACCTGCCGGCTGAAGAACGTGTCGGTGATGTCGATGACCGGTGGCGGGAAGACGGCGAGCTGTCGGCCGAAGACGCCGAGCACCTGCTCCCGGGCCCGCTTGGTGGTCGCCGTGGACGCCACGATCTTCGGCCCGGCCTCACGGCCGCCCGGCAGCGACCAGGTGCAGAGCTGGTCGACGGCCGCCTCGAACAGGCCGACGATGGTGCCGAGCGCACCGGAGATGAGGTGCAGCTCGTCCTGGATGATCAGGTCCGGCGGGCGCAGCCGGACGACCGGCTCGCTGGTGACAGCCGGCAGTTTGCCCTTCTTGTTGTGCCGGGCACCGCAACCGGTCTTCGCGTCGAGGTCGTCGTGCCGGTAGCCGTGTCGAGGGCAGCGCTCCCGGACCCGGCCGAAGAGCATCCCAGCGAAGCCTCGCCAGGGCAGCTGGGCGAGCTTGTCGACGGTAGCGATGACCAGGCTGGGGGCGTACCGGTAGATCTCCTCGTCGATGGTGAGGATCGGCAGGCCCTCGGTGGAGCGGGTGCGAGAGAACGGGCAGGCCTCCGCGCCTTCAGCCTCGGGGCAAAAGACCAGGACCCGCCGCTCGTCCTCGCGGACGGTCAGGTCACGCTCGGCGCGCAGCTTCGACCCGCACCACGGGCAGCTCAACGTCTGCAGGACGTTGGTGAACTTGCCGCTGCCGGCCTCACGCGCCTCTGCGATCTGCTCGGAGGCTTCGGTGAACCAGTTCGGCGACACCCCGCCACCGACCCAGAGCCCGATCCGGAATGGCTCCGCACCCCAGGTCTGCTCCGCCTGCCGACGCAGCACCTCGGCGGCGCAGACCAGGGCGGCGGCCCGCTGGAACTGCTGCGCGGTGAGCAGCCGCAGCGTGTACCGCATCAGCACGGCCACACCGCCCGCGCCGCTACGGGCGTCCGCACCGGCACCGACCGCCCCCTGGAGACGGCGGATCGCGAAGGTGAAGGCGGTCAGCCCGAGGTAGGCCTCCGTCTTGCCACCACCGGTGGGGAAGAAGAGCAGGTCGACGGTCGCGTCCCGGTCGGCGGCCCGCTCCGGATGCGCCGGGTCGGTGATCGACGGCAGATTCAGCAGTACGAACGCGAGCTGGAACGGCCGCCAAGAGGCAGTTGCGGCGCCGCGTGCGTCGATGGCAGCCTTGGCATCGGCGTACGACAGGTTCTGCTCCTCGCGGAGCCGGGCAACCTCGCTGTGTCGACGTTGCAGCGCCATCGCCTCGTTGGCGAAACGGAAGGCGGCGATGGCGTCGGCGTGCTTCTCGGTCTCCGGATCGGTGAGCAGCGCGATGCCAGCCCGGATCCGCTCGGCCGCGCGGCGCGCGTTGAATACGGCGGTCACGGCGGCTGGACGCAGCGGCTCCGGCAGGCCAGGAATCTTGGCTTCCTCGTCATCCAGCCAGTCCTCGTACCCATCGGCCAGTGGCGCGAGCCGGGTTCGCAGCCGGTCGATGTCAGCGGTGGCGAGGGCGTCCATGGACAGTTCCACGCCGGCCAGGCCGCTGTCCTTGCCAACCTGAGCGACGGTCGCCGGCACATTGTGGGTGGGCAGCCAGATGGTCGCGAGCTGATACGCGCACCGCTCGTCCTCACGCACCGACGGGTGGACGGCGACGTTGCGGCCGGAGGCGTAGCGGCGCTGCGACCGGTAGAGCAGTCGCAGGTGCGTCTCCTCCAGGTCGTCACCGACGCCCTGCACCCCGTCCAGCGGGTCGTCGATCGGCAGGAAGACGGCGGCGGCACCATCCAGCGCGGTCACGGTGAGGGCGGCCTGGAACAACCAGGTCGTGTCGCCGTTGCTGGTCGCTTCCTTCTGGGTATTTATTAGCGCGAGCTGCACCACCCGGCGGCCGTCGCGCGGCCGGACCTCGACAGCCAGGTGCACGCCCGGCTCGTCCTCGTCCGACACCGTCAGCGGCATTCGGTAGGACGACTCGCTGTCGAGGCGCACCTCCTTGCGGTACGACACCGGCTCGCGGTACCAGACCCGGCGCTTCTTGCCCTTCTCGTCCTCGGACTCGCGCAGGTCGTAGCGGCCCCACTCGGCGGTCACGGTCAGCACGTCGACGTCGCCGGGGACGGCGAAGGACAGGCCCATGGACGAGGCCCACATCTTGCCCAGGTTCTGCGGGGCGACGACCTCCGGCAGCTCGGCCTCCGCGCCGTCCCCCTGGACGGCGGCGTCCACGTCCGCCACCTCGGCCGCCTCGCGGCGGTCGGAGCGCGGACGCTGCTTCGGACCGAGCATGCCGACGAGGTAGCGCTCGCGCGGGCCCATCGCCCCGGGCCGGAACTCCTCGTGCTCCCCGTCCCACGGGCCGAGCAGATCCCGACTGATCAGCTCCTCCAGCTCGTCGCGCACCTGGTATGACGTCGCCTCGGGGAACGCCTGCGGTACGTCGAGTGACGGGACCAGCGCGGCTTGGTTGGCGTCGTCGCTACCAGTCAGGGAAAGTGCCTGCTGCTCGCCGCGCGGATGGGGGAAAAGGCCACCCTGTACGTCGACCATCAGAACAACGTCCCTTCGGTGGACTTCCCCTTGCGGCCCGCCTTTTTGTCGTGCAGGCCCTTTGCGTTCTCTTCGGCGTAGCGCTGGTGGTTCAGCTCCAGCAGCCGGTCGAGGATCTCGCGCTGGACGGCAGGGCCGATGGTGTAGCGGGTGTAGGCGCCGGCCGTGTGAAAGCCGTGGTCTAGGCCTTCCGCCACCAGATCGTCCCAGTCGTACGCGCGGCACACCGCCACGTCGATGTCGCGGTGGATGCGCCGCAGCTCCACGATGTCCTCGTCCTGGCAGGCCTGGTCGAAGACGAGGTTGTACGTGGCCGTCAGGCCGGCCTGCCGACCGAGCATTACGTCCCGGCGATGCGTGTCGAGCCGGCCGCCGAGCATCCGCAGCTCGGGCGTCAGCTCCGGCAATGCGAACGTCTCGAACACGTCCGACGGCGAATAGTTGACCCGCGTCTCCAGTGTCGACCCATGGCTGACCGCCCACCAGTAGTGCGGCGCGCTCGATAGCAACGCCAACATCGCCGTATCGTCCGTTGCGAAAACTGCCAACTTATGCGCGAAAACCTGTCCGGTGGGCACCATCACCGGCATGACCGCCTTGCTCACGAGCGTGATCGCAACCACCCGCTCCAGCCCCACTATTGCGGCACGGAGCCCAGGCGCCAACTTCTCGTATTGCCACCACTTCTGGCGAGTAGCCCGCTTAGATTCAGGAAGCTTGTCCCGCGATGGCTTCACGAGCCTTCGAAGCCGGTCCAAACAATCCGGATAGAGTGACGCAGCCTCAAACGAGCTGCCCTGAAAGTCAATGATCCAGCGACTCGCGGACAAATCGGGGCGCGAATTTAGGTCTTGCCCATTGAGGTACCGGAAGACAACCTCACCATTACGCGGGCTCGATGCAAGCAGTTCCGCTGCTTCATCGTCGGACATTGCGAAGCCAATTCCGTTTACGAGATTTCCGATATACGCAATCCCGGCACTGGCGGCTAGCCGCTCCGCTCGACCGGATACCCGCGAAATCGGTTCTAGTGAGGTAGTGATCCCAGGAACAACCACTCCATCGGCGACACAGCTAGCCCCGGGGCCGAGCAATCTTCGACTCGTCCACACAGCACAGAACTCGAGCGCGGCCGAGCTGGACGGCCAGGGCCTGCTCTTAATCGATTTTCGGATCTCTACCTTGCCCGCCGCAATCTGATCGAGGCCAACCTCGCGGGTGTCGCCTTGAGCCAGGGTGTTAGTGGCAATCAATCCAGTCTGCCCGCTCCGATTGAGCAGGTCGTGCGCCCGGAGCAGGAAGTAGGCGACCAGGTCGGCGTTTCCCTTCACACCCCGTCCAACCGCGGAGACGAGGTACTCGCGGTAGGCCGAACCCAGCGGGCCGCTGATCTTTTTTCCGCCGAGGAACGGCGGGTTGCCGATGATGGCATCGAAGCCACCTTGCGCAAAGACCTCGGGAAACTCCAGGGGCCAGTGCAGCGGCTCCCGGTCGAACGCGCCGGCCGGTCGATCGAGAGCCAGCCACGACCGGGCCTGCGCGACAAGCGGTTCCGGGTCACCGTCGCGGACCAGGCGTTGGGCCAGGCCGCCGACCCGCTCTGCGGCGCTGCGCGGATCCTGGCCGCGCTTCATTGAGGCGAGCGATGCACCGACGACCAGGTCGGCATAGACGTCGGCTCGTCGCCGCAGCACGCGCACTTGGTCGAGGAGCCGCCGCTTCTCTGCCAGGTTCTCCAAGTTGTCTGGCAATGCGGCGAGTCGCCGCCGCAGGCCAAGCGCCTGGGACAGGTCCCGATCGAGGCGCAGGTCATGGCCGGCTTGCCCGGGCAGCGTCACCACATTGCCGATGCCGAGCAGCGAGTCCCCGGCGACAAGCCGGTCGTCAAGGAAGGTGAATGGGCGCTGCGAGTCCATGGAGACCAGCCAAAGCGACAGCTTGGCCATCTCCACGGCCATCGGGTTGATGTCGACGCCGTAGAGGCAGTGCTCGATGACCTGGCGCCGCGCCTCCACCACTAGTGGGTCCTCGTCTGTGTCCACCGGCCGGTCGACCCCACGCTGCCGGTAGGCAAGCGCTCGACCGTCCCCCTCCCGGGACCACGCCTCGATCAGGTGGCCGGCCAGGTAGCGAGCCGCAGCGACCAGGAATGCCGCCGATCCCATGGCGATGTCGGCGACCTTGAGGGAGAGGATCTCCTTGCTGGACTTCGGCTTCCACTGCGACTTGTCGGCCGTCTGCAACGGCCCCGGTTCGTAGACCAACGGCTCCAGCGCCCCCTCGACCACCTCTTCAGCAAGGAAGCGCGGCGTGTAGTGGGTACCGGTGTTGCGGCGCAGCGCCGACTCGGTGACGAAGAGCGCACCGGGCAGGATCACCACGGGCAGACCCCGCAGGTCCTCACGGATGACCGCGGTGAACGGCAGCAGCCGCTCGGATAGCGGGTAGTCGCCGCCGGTCACCGCGAGCAGCTTCTTGCGGGCCTCCTCGCGCTCCACCCCTTCGAGCGGTGCCAGCCGCTTGGTCAGCGCCGCAACCGAGCCGATCTTCGAGTCCTTGTACTTCTCGGCGAGCGCCTTGGCCAGCGCCGGCACGTCGGACGCCCGCTCGGCCAGAGCCTCCAGGTCGACGAGCGCGACCTCCTCCTCCAGCCCTTCCTTGCCGACCAGCCCGACCGTCACGTCCTCGGCCCGGAAGCCCTCGAAAGAGAGCAGGCCCTCGTAGACGTACCCGATCTGCTCGACGTCGAGGGCGCGGAAGCTGATCGTGCGGCGCTCCCGGGACCGACCGGTGCCGATCTCGACGTACTGCACGGCGCGGAGCATGTGCAGCACGGTCCGGTCGTCGATGGTCAGCGGCAGCCACGGGGCGGCCTCCGGGTCGAAGAGCGAACCATCGTGGCCGTGCATGGTAAGCCGGGGGTGGTCAACGCCGCGGTAGACGGCGTTGAAGAGGGCGAGCAGCCGGTGCCAGGCTGCCGAGCTGTGCTCCAGGTCCTCCTCGCTGCCCTCGATGACCCGCTGCTCAAGCTCGGCGCAGAGCCGCCCCGCCGAGTACGCCTTCACATACAGCTCGTTGTCGGCGGGGAGCAGCTTGCGCTCCTCGGCGAAGAGCAGGAAGACGATCCGCATCATGACGGAGACAGCGCCCCGGTAGACGTCGTGCGCGTCAACGTCCTGGAGGCCGCGCCCGCCAAGCTCCCGGTCCCGGACGTCGGTGCGACCCATCGCGGCCACCAGCAGTTCGACGGCCTGACGGACCTGGACGCCGAGCGCTTCGGTGATCTCCTCCTGGCTGCCGAGGCTGGCTCGCAGCAGCGGCACCAGCCGCTCGGTATCGGGGACGCCGAAAAACCGGTGCCGGGACAGTAGCGAGGTGAACGCGCGAACCACGTCGCGCTCGGCGGCCTCGGGCCACGCCACCGCGTCGAAGACGGCCGTGGTGGTGACGCCGCCGCGCGGTGCCCAGACCAGCGTCCACCAGCGGCCGTCGGTGACCAGGCCCAGCTCGATGTTGTGGTGCCGGCACAGGTTGGCGAGCCGGTCGACCGGGGTCGCCGCCCAAGCGGAATCACGAATCCGGGCGGTCGGCTGGCTGCCGGCCGGACAGATCATGCCCAGCATCCGTACGGTGTCGGGCTTGATCTCCTCGCCCGGCTCGACGAGCGCAAACGACGGGCGCAGTTCGGTGTCGTGCTCGGCAACGGTGTGCGCGAGCGCGTCGAGGCCCTCGGTGTGCAGGGTGTCGCCCCAGCCGAGCAGGTCACCAAGCACGTACCCGATCCAGGGCTGCTGGCCCTCGGCGGTGTCGGCCTGCCAGGTGGCGTGCTCCTGGCGCAGCCGCTCGCGGGTCTTCTTGTCGAGCGCATCGAGGGTCGGCCAGGTGGCGCGGAGCACCGGCAGGCTGAGGAA
The nucleotide sequence above comes from Micromonospora luteifusca. Encoded proteins:
- a CDS encoding N-6 DNA methylase, with amino-acid sequence MDLPAARNAATVAVGDIARLTDVGRAAVSNWRRRFPDFPTPVGGSSASPLFALDDIEKWLTRHDKPFEVTPSDRVWQLLRGASTDLELGGRIGHLGAFLVFLARNPGRWKSLAGQPDFALVRCLSEQMRAAEPELADLLVAQADHGAAAIVRLTAAAARVDGHRAVFDFLCERYREVHSRRHSVTPAPVAALMVALTASSGDRLLDPACGIGTLLLAADTARTGQVCGQEVDRTAACIALARLLLHGSDARVAVADSLGCDAYSGELFDAVVCNPPFGDRSWGHDDLAGDPRWEHGLPPRGEPELAWVQHCLAHVRPGGRVAILMPAAAASRRSGRRIRASLLRAGALCGVISLPPTGPAGAVTSDLWLLRRGVDVTRPRDVLVVDARAEPGLAELAWRAYFSGSELPTGSRAVPIVDLLDGDVDLTPAMHVAAADASEPAFPPVLESLRVAAAQLVPTLPKLTVSPPVGGRAMTTIGELTRAGAVTIRQAPMSMSSAEDGPASVMTARDVRLGRPPSGTARNFPGAVILQAGDVLVPLAPRTPAVHVVREDGPLLGPRLYLLRVDPEQLDPYFLAGFLRSTQRCGGSGGSSLAARFDIRRSRLPRLPVTEQRRYGDAFRQLMAFEVRLRETTALGEELVERGFQGLGDESLRPAAAD
- the drmC gene encoding DISARM system phospholipase D-like protein DrmC; the protein is MSWRPAFEAAAEAAVNRLGPGHLRVLADRLGDGSPEQSVRHAVPVPGFAEAAGAVLAAQRASGLPGVEAAAYLRGLAAGHAQRSAAVRIESVWSGPSTHPVPVRATAQVLVDLVAEAHAELLLMTYSAKPYPPLLAALTTAVGRGVAVTVVVETLAGARGALNGAEPAAAFASLPGVQVWHWPVERRAEDSAKMHAKIAVADRKVLLVSSANLTQSGVNRNIEAGLLVHGGTAPQRAAEHIAELQTRGVLTRLRSAS
- the drmB gene encoding DUF1998 domain-containing protein, with protein sequence MAANYFRRVGAVRPSHLMFTTGVGSIVDLPNFSVLVRGLDDWNYSVVPDWEEIVEPRLLAAVRALGLRSVKELRPAPWLDGTDRDPTGPAGRVGVPITPFPGWLRCTACDDLAPIDSNVFGFENSKPRKPHEARFFHTVCSRKKSGRKPMAVGARFVLACTEGHLDDFPYAHFVHQGGGCPNASHPKLKMDDRGGNLGANVEIKCAPCGARRNMKEVLGPRGAEKLPRCRGRRPHLGDFDPKGCGGAELKLLVVGASNQWFAQTLSALAVPRTGASELQVKVEQHWAALEGVPNVDMLPYLRTVVPAFRELERWSDQEIWAAIERHRTGAKGDEEEKGYPDLRTPEWEIFSAGHLPPATDDFTLRRDSDGVPGELKNVYADVIQAERLREVRALVGFTRLDSPDPEDPDLVTRASLSKGAATWVPASEVRGEGIFLRLPEDLLAAWEQRIEYTEVMQEHRDAYARFRKNRYSGRIAGPFDPMHLWPGERYIALHTLSHLLIRTISLECGYSSASLSERIYSGTEADPQRAGILIYTAVPDAEGTLGGLVSLAEHDSLVRLTRRALSDALHCSSDPLCAERLPQDPADFLHGAACHVCLFVSETTCERGNRFLDRRFVVPIGKPELALFPELP
- the drmA gene encoding DISARM system helicase DrmA, whose product is MVDVQGGLFPHPRGEQQALSLTGSDDANQAALVPSLDVPQAFPEATSYQVRDELEELISRDLLGPWDGEHEEFRPGAMGPRERYLVGMLGPKQRPRSDRREAAEVADVDAAVQGDGAEAELPEVVAPQNLGKMWASSMGLSFAVPGDVDVLTVTAEWGRYDLRESEDEKGKKRRVWYREPVSYRKEVRLDSESSYRMPLTVSDEDEPGVHLAVEVRPRDGRRVVQLALINTQKEATSNGDTTWLFQAALTVTALDGAAAVFLPIDDPLDGVQGVGDDLEETHLRLLYRSQRRYASGRNVAVHPSVREDERCAYQLATIWLPTHNVPATVAQVGKDSGLAGVELSMDALATADIDRLRTRLAPLADGYEDWLDDEEAKIPGLPEPLRPAAVTAVFNARRAAERIRAGIALLTDPETEKHADAIAAFRFANEAMALQRRHSEVARLREEQNLSYADAKAAIDARGAATASWRPFQLAFVLLNLPSITDPAHPERAADRDATVDLLFFPTGGGKTEAYLGLTAFTFAIRRLQGAVGAGADARSGAGGVAVLMRYTLRLLTAQQFQRAAALVCAAEVLRRQAEQTWGAEPFRIGLWVGGGVSPNWFTEASEQIAEAREAGSGKFTNVLQTLSCPWCGSKLRAERDLTVREDERRVLVFCPEAEGAEACPFSRTRSTEGLPILTIDEEIYRYAPSLVIATVDKLAQLPWRGFAGMLFGRVRERCPRHGYRHDDLDAKTGCGARHNKKGKLPAVTSEPVVRLRPPDLIIQDELHLISGALGTIVGLFEAAVDQLCTWSLPGGREAGPKIVASTATTKRAREQVLGVFGRQLAVFPPPVIDITDTFFSRQVPVTVQNPGRRYLGICAHGVRMKSAEIRVSEILLIAGQTLFDTYGQPADPYMTSVGYFSATRELAGMRRLLDDQVTTRVRSHGRRKGLSDRIAGTQMLNVQELTSRVSSADISEVLKRLENGFDPELDTTARRRAVLEDMRDAFKAKTASNPKLSLHPVTQSFYQRQDENRVPVDAVLATSMLQVGVDVSRFGLMVVTGQPKNTAEYIQASSRVGRDAKRPGLVVTLYNWTRPRDLAHYEDFEYYHATFYRQVEALSVTPYTRRALDRGTTATLVAAVRNGEDSFSRNTDAHDVPLDGPEVQRVIDRLLARAEAISGTRGREYLQERINRLRDDWNKKKTGSSRLGYSEGTFKQQKLDGLLTVAGGGRWTGLTVGQSMRETENEINLVLPAGGEIFNPQYGTPEWSFGPQTDSKRAEDLPDGDELGESTLTGKGKGN